From one Rubrobacter xylanophilus genomic stretch:
- a CDS encoding S1 family peptidase, with protein sequence MRAPLFSLSAVVLAWLVAALFLTSAAPGAGAEIYEPQVVGGEGVPSGKYPFIASIQSSRVYTPSGHFCAGTLIDRDSVLTAAHCAEIITRRPTHSSLSYREVRVVVGRTLLRSDQGQVRRIGSFSDIRVHPGYRNFAFDVAVINLDRPVSGIRPVRLATAGQDYLERPGRMVTAAGWGNTVPQSLVDSLFGTGGLRVPNRMQEVSVPVVSDRFAQQTYGSLDWSYVPRLMVAAGDSDLDTCQGDSGGPLFDRTGGGYAQIGITSFGLGCGVLNFPGVYTEVNAPKIRAFIVRAAGL encoded by the coding sequence TTGCGTGCTCCGTTGTTCAGTCTGTCCGCCGTCGTCCTGGCTTGGCTCGTGGCCGCGCTGTTCCTGACATCTGCCGCGCCGGGCGCCGGGGCGGAGATCTACGAGCCGCAGGTGGTCGGGGGAGAGGGGGTCCCTTCCGGGAAGTATCCGTTCATAGCCTCCATACAGAGCAGCCGCGTCTACACTCCCTCCGGGCACTTCTGCGCAGGCACCCTCATCGACCGCGACAGCGTGCTCACCGCGGCCCACTGTGCGGAGATCATCACCCGCCGCCCAACCCACTCGTCCCTCTCCTACAGGGAGGTGCGGGTGGTCGTCGGCCGGACGCTGCTCCGGAGCGACCAGGGGCAGGTGCGCCGGATAGGGAGCTTCTCGGACATCAGGGTCCACCCGGGCTACAGGAACTTCGCGTTCGACGTCGCGGTGATCAACCTGGACCGCCCGGTCAGCGGCATCCGCCCGGTCCGGCTGGCCACCGCCGGCCAGGACTATCTGGAGCGTCCGGGCCGGATGGTGACGGCGGCGGGCTGGGGCAACACCGTACCGCAGTCGCTGGTGGATTCGTTGTTCGGGACCGGCGGGCTCCGGGTGCCCAACCGGATGCAGGAGGTGAGCGTTCCGGTGGTCTCCGACCGGTTCGCGCAGCAGACCTACGGCTCTCTCGACTGGTCCTACGTCCCGCGGCTCATGGTGGCGGCCGGGGACAGCGACCTCGACACCTGCCAGGGGGACTCCGGCGGCCCGCTCTTCGACCGCACGGGCGGCGGGTACGCCCAGATCGGGATAACCAGCTTCGGCCTCGGCTGCGGGGTGCTGAACTTCCCCGGGGTCTACACCGAGGTGAACGCGCCTAAGATCCGGGCCTTCATCGTGCGGGCCGCGGGTCTCTGA
- the gatC gene encoding Asp-tRNA(Asn)/Glu-tRNA(Gln) amidotransferase subunit GatC, producing MISEEQVRHVAELARLGLTDEEVARMGGQLGAILDSIEKIRELDLEGVPPTANPLNLTNVLRPDEPRESLPREEALAAAPEAEDGMFAVPRID from the coding sequence ATGATATCCGAAGAGCAGGTGCGTCACGTGGCGGAGCTCGCCCGGCTGGGGCTCACCGACGAGGAGGTGGCCCGGATGGGCGGCCAGCTGGGAGCCATCCTGGACAGCATAGAGAAGATCCGGGAGCTGGACCTGGAGGGGGTGCCCCCGACCGCGAACCCCCTGAACCTGACGAACGTCCTGCGCCCCGACGAGCCGCGCGAGAGCCTGCCGCGCGAGGAGGCCCTTGCTGCCGCCCCCGAGGCAGAGGACGGCATGTTCGCCGTTCCGAGGATCGACTGA
- a CDS encoding class I SAM-dependent methyltransferase — MRVGGEDYRIVHPEAAEALIDEADFERDERLPYWADLWPSAIALAERLAAEDLRGVQAIELGCGVGLPSVVALRHGSEVLATDHYGAALDFAAYNARINTGKNLSTALLDWHAPDLRGFRGRFELVFAADVLYEGRHAEALARLVPRLLDPGGAALVADPGREGCAAFLAVMRRSGFRVESERREVRRPGRGVSILVHRISR; from the coding sequence GTGCGGGTGGGAGGGGAGGACTACAGGATCGTCCATCCTGAGGCCGCCGAGGCCCTCATAGACGAGGCGGACTTCGAGCGGGACGAGCGGCTCCCCTACTGGGCCGACCTGTGGCCGAGCGCGATCGCCCTGGCCGAGCGCCTGGCCGCGGAGGACCTCCGCGGCGTGCAGGCCATCGAGCTCGGTTGCGGTGTGGGTCTTCCCTCGGTCGTGGCGCTGCGTCACGGTTCCGAGGTGCTCGCCACCGACCACTACGGGGCCGCACTGGACTTCGCCGCGTACAACGCCCGGATCAACACCGGGAAGAACCTCTCCACCGCCCTGCTCGACTGGCACGCTCCCGATCTTCGTGGGTTTCGCGGGCGTTTCGAGCTGGTGTTCGCCGCCGACGTGCTCTACGAGGGGCGGCACGCCGAGGCGCTCGCCCGGCTCGTGCCCCGGTTGCTTGATCCGGGCGGAGCGGCCCTCGTAGCCGACCCCGGGCGCGAGGGGTGCGCGGCCTTCCTCGCTGTTATGCGGCGGAGCGGGTTCCGGGTCGAGAGCGAGCGCCGGGAGGTGCGGCGGCCGGGCAGGGGCGTAAGCATCCTCGTGCACCGGATAAGCCGCTGA
- a CDS encoding LacI family DNA-binding transcriptional regulator — MKMRDVARRAGVSPATVSRVLNGVPTVGEEHRRRVLRAIEELGYRPNKLASNLRRQKAEMIGVVVSDIENPHFTEMVRAVEDAAYRRGYRVLLCNTDETPQKQRAYLEVLAAERVLGVILSPSDPEDGGIGELMDLKIPVVAFDRTVADPRADAVVVDNVGGVRMATRRLIAAGHERIGFISGSEGIETGSGRLAGYREAMLEAGLGLRVAHGGFRIEGGREAARRLLSGGEGITALIVGNNLMTIGALKALRERGVRVPDDVALVAVDDPFWAELVEPPLTALAQPVRRMAGCAMEMLLERISGGRSAPRREVFGLELRVRGSCGTAA; from the coding sequence ATGAAGATGCGGGACGTGGCGCGGCGGGCGGGGGTTTCGCCGGCGACGGTATCGCGGGTGCTCAACGGGGTACCGACGGTGGGGGAGGAGCACCGGCGGCGGGTGTTACGGGCGATCGAGGAGCTCGGCTACCGGCCGAACAAGCTGGCGAGCAATCTGCGGCGGCAGAAGGCCGAGATGATCGGGGTGGTCGTTTCGGACATCGAGAACCCGCACTTCACGGAGATGGTACGGGCGGTGGAGGATGCGGCCTACCGGCGGGGGTACAGGGTGCTTTTATGCAACACCGACGAGACGCCGCAGAAGCAGCGGGCGTATCTGGAGGTGCTCGCGGCCGAGCGGGTTCTGGGGGTCATCCTCTCGCCCTCGGATCCGGAGGACGGGGGGATAGGGGAGCTCATGGACCTGAAGATTCCGGTCGTGGCCTTCGACCGGACGGTCGCCGACCCGCGGGCTGACGCGGTGGTGGTGGACAACGTCGGCGGGGTACGGATGGCGACCCGGCGGCTCATCGCGGCCGGGCACGAGAGGATAGGCTTCATCAGCGGATCGGAGGGGATAGAGACCGGGAGCGGGCGGCTGGCCGGCTACCGGGAGGCGATGCTCGAGGCCGGGCTCGGGTTGCGGGTGGCCCACGGGGGCTTCCGGATAGAGGGGGGGAGGGAGGCCGCGCGGCGGTTGCTCTCCGGGGGGGAGGGGATCACGGCGCTCATCGTCGGCAACAACCTGATGACCATCGGCGCCCTGAAGGCGCTCCGGGAGCGCGGGGTGCGGGTGCCCGACGACGTGGCGCTCGTCGCCGTCGACGATCCCTTCTGGGCCGAGCTCGTCGAGCCGCCGCTCACCGCGCTGGCCCAGCCGGTGCGCCGGATGGCCGGCTGCGCCATGGAGATGCTGCTGGAGAGGATCTCCGGCGGGAGGAGCGCGCCCCGCAGGGAGGTTTTCGGGTTGGAGCTGCGGGTCCGTGGCTCCTGCGGCACCGCGGCGTAG
- a CDS encoding ATP-dependent helicase, which yields MLLESLNPSQLEAVEHTEGPLLVLAGAGSGKTRVLTHRIAYLLERGFAGPDEVLAITFTNKAAGEMKERVALLCGQEARRMWVSTFHSFCARVLRAHAGRLGYRRGFTIYDQGDSVRLVKRCIVELGKDPKRFNPRSFAAQISDAKNRLVGPDDYLRHTEGYVAENVAEVYGLYQQRLYENNAMDFDDLIMQTVALLELFPEVRERYQERFRYIHIDEYQDTNHAQYRLVNILAARHRNLCVVGDDDQSVYSWRGADIRNILDFERDYPEAKVVKLEQNYRSTQTILEAANAVVANNVSRKAKRLWTAGEEGERIRVFAAGDEHAEARFVVSEIRRLLDGGARPSDVAVFYRTNAQSRALEDVLVREGIPYQVIGGLRFYERAEIKDAMAYLSVVANPADDVSLERIANVPRRGLGATSLGRLQEHARRNGTTLYEALAEPEAAGLSGKARRACGELRRLFEGWRVAAKELGPAELLEAVLDESGYRGELEAERTVEAEQRLDNLEELINAARAYEASDPEPGLEGFLQELALYSEQDALDTGGGSVTLMTLHNAKGLEFPHVFIVGMEEGTFPHARALDEQNLEEERRLCYVGITRAMRSLTLSYARVRSSWGEREPRVPSRFLAEIPERFKAGGPSGGWGVFSRRPERREAAQEPPVRFRAGERVRHAKFGLGEVVEAGGGRVVVRFGTRERTFVPELAPLRKA from the coding sequence GTGCTTCTGGAGTCCCTAAATCCGAGCCAGCTTGAGGCAGTAGAGCACACCGAGGGACCGCTACTCGTGCTGGCGGGGGCCGGCAGCGGCAAGACCCGGGTGCTCACCCACCGCATAGCCTACCTGCTCGAGCGGGGGTTCGCAGGCCCGGACGAGGTGCTCGCCATCACCTTCACCAACAAGGCCGCCGGCGAGATGAAGGAGCGGGTGGCCCTGCTCTGCGGGCAGGAGGCCCGCAGGATGTGGGTCTCGACCTTCCACTCCTTCTGTGCCCGGGTGTTGCGGGCGCACGCCGGGAGGCTCGGCTACAGGCGAGGGTTCACCATCTACGACCAGGGCGACAGCGTCCGGCTCGTCAAGCGGTGCATCGTCGAGCTCGGCAAGGACCCCAAGCGCTTCAACCCGCGCTCCTTTGCGGCCCAGATCTCCGACGCCAAGAACCGGCTCGTCGGGCCCGACGACTACCTGCGGCACACCGAGGGCTACGTGGCGGAGAACGTCGCCGAGGTCTACGGCCTCTACCAGCAGCGGCTCTACGAGAACAACGCCATGGACTTCGACGACCTCATCATGCAGACCGTGGCCCTCCTGGAGCTCTTCCCGGAGGTCCGGGAGCGCTACCAGGAGCGCTTCCGGTACATCCACATCGACGAGTACCAGGACACCAACCACGCCCAGTACCGGCTGGTCAACATCCTGGCCGCGAGACACAGAAACCTCTGCGTGGTGGGGGACGACGACCAGAGCGTCTACTCCTGGCGCGGGGCGGACATCCGGAACATCCTGGACTTCGAGCGGGACTATCCGGAGGCGAAGGTCGTCAAGCTGGAGCAGAACTATCGCTCCACCCAGACCATCCTGGAGGCGGCCAACGCCGTGGTCGCCAACAACGTCTCGCGCAAGGCCAAGCGGCTGTGGACCGCCGGGGAGGAGGGGGAGAGGATCCGGGTCTTCGCCGCCGGTGACGAGCACGCCGAGGCCCGCTTCGTGGTCTCCGAGATAAGGCGCCTGCTGGACGGCGGGGCCCGGCCCTCCGATGTGGCGGTCTTCTACCGGACGAACGCCCAGAGCCGCGCCCTGGAGGACGTGCTCGTGCGGGAGGGGATCCCTTACCAGGTCATCGGCGGGCTGCGCTTCTACGAGCGGGCGGAGATAAAGGACGCGATGGCCTACCTCTCGGTCGTCGCCAACCCCGCCGACGACGTCTCGCTGGAGCGGATCGCCAACGTCCCCCGGCGGGGACTCGGGGCCACCTCTCTGGGGAGGCTGCAAGAGCACGCCAGGAGGAATGGGACCACGCTCTACGAGGCGCTCGCCGAGCCGGAGGCCGCCGGGCTCTCCGGGAAGGCGCGGCGGGCGTGCGGGGAGCTGCGGCGGCTCTTCGAGGGCTGGCGGGTGGCCGCGAAGGAGCTGGGGCCCGCCGAGCTCCTTGAGGCGGTGCTCGACGAGTCGGGGTACCGGGGCGAGCTCGAGGCCGAGCGGACCGTCGAGGCCGAGCAGCGGCTGGACAACCTGGAGGAGCTCATAAATGCCGCCCGGGCCTACGAGGCGTCCGATCCCGAGCCCGGCCTGGAGGGGTTCCTGCAGGAGCTGGCGCTCTACTCCGAACAGGACGCGCTGGACACCGGCGGGGGCAGCGTGACGCTCATGACGCTGCACAACGCCAAGGGGCTGGAGTTCCCGCACGTGTTCATCGTGGGGATGGAGGAGGGGACCTTCCCTCACGCCCGCGCGCTGGACGAGCAGAACCTGGAGGAGGAGCGGCGGCTGTGCTACGTGGGGATCACCCGGGCGATGAGGAGCCTCACGCTCTCCTACGCCCGGGTCCGTTCCAGCTGGGGCGAGCGGGAGCCCCGGGTTCCCTCACGCTTCCTCGCCGAGATCCCGGAACGGTTCAAGGCCGGAGGGCCGTCCGGGGGATGGGGGGTCTTCTCTCGGCGACCGGAGCGCCGGGAGGCCGCTCAGGAGCCTCCGGTGCGCTTCCGGGCCGGCGAGCGGGTGCGGCACGCCAAGTTCGGTCTCGGGGAAGTCGTCGAGGCAGGTGGGGGCCGGGTGGTCGTGAGGTTCGGGACCCGGGAGAGAACCTTCGTCCCGGAACTGGCGCCTCTCAGGAAGGCCTGA
- the gatA gene encoding Asp-tRNA(Asn)/Glu-tRNA(Gln) amidotransferase subunit GatA, which yields MLELSAFELAERVLSREVSATEAAATANARVEEVEGRLNSFITGTPELALERAARVDERLRRGEEVRPWECVPIAIKDVLSTRGVRTTCGSRILENFEPVYEASALANFGPDPIMVGKANMDEFAMGSSTENSAYGPTRNPWDLSRVPGGSSGGSAAAVAAGEGWWALGTDTGGSVRQPAAFCGLVGLKPTYGRVSRYGLIAFASSLDQIGPMTRDVRDAALLLQAIAGHDPRDSTSADVEVPDYLSSLESGVEGLRIGIVRELTEAEGVEEAVREISLRTARSLEEAGAEVGEVSLPHASYGLPAYYIIAPAEVSSNLARYDGVRYGLRVPADGVHEMYRRTRARGFGDEVKRRIMLGTYALSAGYYEAYYGQAQKVRTKIIEDFRKAFTRYDVLLSPTCPTTAFELGEKVDDPLAMYANDICSIPASLAGIPAISIPGGTSRGLPVGVQLMGDYFSEPTLLRAARAAERTSDFRFHLKP from the coding sequence ATGCTGGAGCTGAGCGCCTTCGAACTAGCCGAGAGGGTGCTGTCCCGCGAGGTCTCCGCCACCGAGGCGGCCGCGACCGCCAACGCCCGGGTGGAGGAGGTGGAGGGGAGGCTCAACTCGTTCATCACCGGCACGCCGGAGCTGGCGCTGGAGCGGGCCGCCCGGGTGGACGAGCGCCTGCGCCGCGGTGAGGAAGTGCGGCCCTGGGAGTGCGTCCCGATCGCGATAAAGGACGTGCTCTCCACCCGCGGGGTCCGGACGACCTGCGGCTCGCGGATCCTGGAGAACTTCGAGCCGGTCTACGAGGCCTCTGCGCTCGCGAACTTCGGCCCAGACCCGATCATGGTGGGCAAGGCGAACATGGACGAGTTCGCGATGGGCTCTTCCACGGAGAACTCGGCCTACGGCCCCACCCGCAACCCCTGGGACCTCTCGCGGGTGCCGGGAGGGTCCTCCGGGGGCTCGGCGGCGGCGGTGGCCGCCGGAGAGGGCTGGTGGGCCCTGGGGACGGACACGGGGGGCTCGGTGCGCCAGCCGGCCGCCTTCTGCGGGTTGGTGGGCCTGAAGCCCACCTACGGCCGCGTCTCGCGCTACGGGCTCATTGCCTTCGCCTCCTCGCTGGACCAGATCGGGCCGATGACCCGCGACGTCCGGGACGCCGCGCTCCTGTTGCAGGCGATCGCCGGACACGATCCCAGGGACTCGACCAGCGCCGACGTGGAGGTGCCGGATTACCTCTCCTCCTTGGAGAGCGGCGTGGAGGGGCTCAGGATCGGGATCGTCCGGGAGCTCACGGAGGCCGAGGGCGTGGAGGAGGCGGTGCGCGAGATCTCACTGCGCACCGCCCGTTCCCTGGAGGAGGCCGGGGCCGAGGTCGGGGAGGTGAGCCTGCCGCACGCCAGCTACGGCCTCCCCGCCTACTACATCATCGCTCCGGCAGAGGTCTCCTCGAACCTGGCCCGCTACGACGGAGTCCGCTACGGGCTCCGGGTCCCGGCCGACGGGGTGCACGAGATGTACCGCCGGACCCGTGCCCGGGGCTTCGGCGACGAGGTGAAACGCCGCATCATGCTCGGCACCTACGCCCTCTCCGCCGGTTACTACGAGGCCTACTACGGCCAGGCCCAGAAGGTGCGCACAAAGATTATCGAGGACTTCCGCAAAGCCTTCACCCGCTACGATGTCCTCCTCTCTCCGACCTGTCCCACGACAGCCTTCGAACTCGGCGAGAAGGTCGACGACCCCCTCGCCATGTACGCCAACGATATCTGCTCCATCCCCGCCAGCCTCGCCGGTATCCCCGCCATCAGCATCCCCGGCGGTACCTCCAGAGGCCTGCCCGTCGGGGTGCAGCTCATGGGCGACTACTTCTCCGAACCCACCCTCCTGCGCGCCGCCCGCGCCGCCGAACGGACCTCGGACTTCCGCTTCCACCTCAAACCCTGA
- a CDS encoding putative manganese-dependent inorganic diphosphatase, with protein MAHVYVTGHKNPDTDTIASAIAYAEFKNLVDPDNVYAPARLGEPNSQTRWALEKSGAKPPKLIRHIMLRVKDVMNKDLITANRNDPLHSVGLAMAKNNIGQIPILDDDRTLVGIITERDLARMYIRESRDPSTFAHTPVSVGSIVEVLEGELLAGEDRETSGKLWVISMSVDSMGRQMEPGDIVVIGDRTDAQLRAIELGAGILVVSNGVRPDGEVLRLADEKGTSVVLSPLDSYVTSRMIQLSVPCWEVMSENPLTVHPDDLISDITQQVMEVHYRAAIAVDEDKVPVGIVSRTDLVNPEPRKVLLVDHAEVGQSVEGVERAQIVEILDHHHIGDIETPTPIPATFDPVGSTATLIVERFRERGLEPERSTAMMLLAAVLSDTVILNSPTTTERDHEVVRYLEGLLGLDAREFGMEMFEASSDVSGLSAEEIVTRDAKEYGTSGGDRLCIAQVETVGKGLLDRRGELLEALERMRREKGYVVAALMVTDIMERGTELLCVGDRSIVERAFGGRIEDGSLHLPGVMSRKKQVAPKILAVA; from the coding sequence TTGGCGCACGTATACGTTACCGGGCACAAGAACCCCGACACCGACACCATCGCTTCGGCCATCGCCTACGCCGAGTTCAAGAACCTCGTAGATCCGGACAACGTCTATGCCCCGGCCCGGCTCGGGGAGCCCAACAGCCAGACCAGATGGGCCCTCGAGAAAAGCGGGGCAAAACCTCCCAAGCTCATCCGGCACATAATGCTGCGGGTCAAGGACGTGATGAACAAGGACCTCATCACCGCCAACCGGAACGACCCGCTGCACAGCGTGGGGCTCGCGATGGCCAAGAACAACATCGGTCAGATCCCGATCCTGGACGACGACCGGACGCTGGTCGGGATCATCACCGAGCGGGATCTGGCCCGGATGTACATCCGGGAGTCCCGTGACCCCTCCACCTTCGCCCACACCCCGGTCTCCGTGGGGAGCATAGTGGAGGTGCTGGAGGGCGAGCTGCTGGCCGGGGAGGACCGAGAGACCTCGGGCAAGCTCTGGGTCATCTCCATGAGCGTGGACTCCATGGGGCGCCAGATGGAGCCCGGTGACATCGTGGTCATCGGGGACCGCACCGATGCCCAGCTGCGGGCCATAGAGCTCGGGGCGGGCATCCTGGTGGTCTCCAACGGTGTCCGGCCCGACGGGGAGGTTCTGAGGCTGGCCGACGAGAAGGGGACTTCGGTGGTGCTCTCGCCGCTCGACTCCTACGTCACCAGCCGCATGATCCAGCTCTCGGTCCCCTGCTGGGAGGTGATGAGCGAGAACCCGCTCACCGTCCATCCGGACGACCTCATCTCGGACATCACCCAGCAGGTGATGGAGGTCCACTACCGGGCGGCGATCGCCGTGGACGAGGACAAGGTGCCCGTGGGCATCGTCTCCCGGACCGACCTGGTGAACCCCGAGCCGCGGAAGGTGCTCCTGGTGGACCACGCCGAGGTGGGGCAGAGCGTCGAGGGGGTGGAGCGGGCCCAGATCGTGGAGATCCTGGACCACCATCACATCGGCGACATCGAGACCCCGACCCCCATACCGGCTACCTTCGACCCGGTGGGCTCCACGGCCACCCTAATCGTGGAGCGGTTCCGCGAGAGAGGCCTGGAGCCCGAGCGGTCCACGGCGATGATGCTGCTTGCGGCGGTGCTCTCGGACACGGTGATCCTGAACTCCCCCACGACCACGGAGCGGGACCACGAGGTGGTCCGCTATCTGGAGGGTCTGCTGGGGCTGGACGCCCGGGAGTTCGGGATGGAGATGTTCGAGGCCTCCTCGGACGTCTCGGGCCTCTCGGCCGAGGAGATCGTCACCCGCGACGCCAAGGAGTACGGGACCAGCGGCGGCGACAGGCTGTGCATCGCCCAGGTGGAGACGGTGGGCAAGGGGTTACTGGACCGCAGGGGGGAGCTGCTCGAGGCGCTGGAGCGGATGCGCCGGGAGAAGGGCTACGTGGTGGCGGCGCTCATGGTCACGGATATCATGGAGCGGGGGACGGAGCTTCTGTGCGTGGGGGACCGCTCGATCGTGGAGCGGGCCTTCGGCGGCAGGATCGAGGACGGCAGCCTGCACCTTCCCGGCGTGATGAGCCGCAAGAAGCAGGTGGCCCCGAAGATACTGGCGGTGGCCTGA
- a CDS encoding RrF2 family transcriptional regulator, which produces MRLTKKSKYAVRALVEVVLRGSGGPVGVSEIARRQRIPERFLEQIFGELRRAGILESHRGAHGGYSFSMPPEEVTVLDIVEVLDGEIRPARCSAGGVCYIDDAPLCSTSRVWDEARVALEGVFGRYSIAQLAAAEREIRAGREEAAPIGK; this is translated from the coding sequence GTGAGGCTTACCAAGAAGAGCAAGTACGCGGTGAGGGCGCTGGTGGAGGTCGTGCTCCGCGGCTCCGGCGGACCGGTCGGGGTCTCGGAGATCGCGCGGCGCCAGCGCATACCCGAGCGGTTTCTGGAGCAGATCTTCGGCGAGTTGCGCCGGGCGGGGATCCTGGAGAGCCACCGCGGGGCGCACGGTGGTTACAGCTTCTCCATGCCGCCCGAGGAGGTTACGGTGCTGGACATCGTGGAGGTGCTGGACGGTGAGATCCGACCCGCCCGGTGCAGCGCGGGCGGGGTCTGTTACATCGACGACGCGCCGCTGTGCTCCACGAGCCGGGTCTGGGACGAGGCCCGGGTGGCGCTCGAGGGGGTCTTCGGGCGCTACAGCATCGCCCAGCTCGCCGCGGCCGAGCGGGAGATCCGCGCCGGCCGGGAGGAGGCCGCCCCCATAGGCAAGTAG
- the folD gene encoding bifunctional methylenetetrahydrofolate dehydrogenase/methenyltetrahydrofolate cyclohydrolase FolD, which translates to MARVLDGRAVAARIREEVAGGVSELAARGVPVRLDVILAGEDPASVTYVSNKRRDCAEVGIESRLHAFPADVSQKELLALVERLNGDPEVSGFFIQLPLPGRMDPLPLLSAIDPSKDVDGLSPQSAGRLAVGLPCLLPCTPHGVIQLLGRCGVELEGREAVVVGRSNLVGKPLALLLLRENATVTVCHSRTRDLAEVTRRAEVLVVAAGRRGMIGAEHVREGAVVVDVGIHRTEDGGLTGDVRQEEVSGRASAMTPVPGGVGPMTRAMLLYNTLEAARLQAGLS; encoded by the coding sequence ATGGCCCGGGTGCTCGATGGGAGGGCGGTGGCCGCCCGGATCCGGGAGGAGGTGGCCGGGGGGGTCTCTGAGCTCGCGGCACGCGGGGTGCCGGTCAGGTTGGACGTGATCCTCGCGGGCGAAGATCCGGCCTCGGTGACCTACGTCTCCAACAAGCGCCGGGACTGCGCCGAGGTGGGGATAGAGTCCCGCCTGCACGCCTTCCCGGCGGACGTCTCGCAGAAGGAGCTGCTCGCGCTGGTGGAGCGGCTGAACGGCGATCCGGAGGTCTCAGGCTTCTTCATCCAGCTGCCGCTGCCCGGCAGGATGGACCCGCTGCCGCTCCTCTCGGCTATAGATCCCTCCAAGGACGTCGACGGGCTCTCCCCGCAGAGCGCCGGGAGGCTCGCCGTGGGGCTCCCGTGCCTCCTGCCGTGCACCCCGCACGGCGTCATACAGCTGCTTGGGCGATGCGGGGTGGAGCTGGAGGGTCGTGAGGCGGTGGTGGTGGGGCGCTCGAACCTGGTGGGCAAGCCGCTGGCCCTGCTGCTGCTGCGTGAGAACGCGACGGTCACCGTCTGTCACTCCCGGACCCGCGATCTCGCGGAGGTGACTCGGAGAGCCGAGGTGCTCGTGGTGGCCGCTGGAAGGCGCGGGATGATCGGTGCGGAGCACGTGCGCGAGGGCGCGGTGGTGGTGGACGTCGGCATCCACCGCACGGAAGACGGCGGGCTCACCGGAGACGTGCGTCAGGAGGAGGTCTCCGGCAGGGCGTCCGCCATGACGCCGGTGCCCGGTGGCGTGGGACCGATGACCCGGGCGATGCTCCTCTACAACACCCTCGAGGCCGCGAGACTGCAGGCGGGTCTCTCGTAG
- a CDS encoding phosphate signaling complex PhoU family protein: protein MPRETFQQELDNLVAGVMDLGREVLGSLDDMVEALESGDLGAANREIGVDARYKARGTEIERDCMLLQARQAPVAKDLRLIYTVMSLTNHLVRSGTLCEHICHAVADTAGQERNEELQRTLVEMARTARDIFHDGLEIFESRDIERARELQASDDRVDLLYSEALNLIANPPADGNTGSPEWRMRAALIVHYLERIADHGVDIGGLTVFLVTGERIEDAMEQYMNRGNRGG from the coding sequence ATGCCGCGGGAGACCTTTCAGCAGGAGCTGGACAACCTGGTCGCCGGGGTCATGGACCTCGGGCGCGAGGTGCTGGGCTCCCTGGACGACATGGTCGAGGCGCTGGAGAGCGGTGACCTCGGGGCGGCGAACCGGGAGATAGGAGTCGACGCCCGCTACAAGGCGCGGGGTACGGAGATAGAGCGGGACTGCATGCTCCTGCAGGCCCGGCAGGCCCCGGTGGCCAAGGATCTGCGCCTGATCTACACGGTGATGTCGCTCACCAACCACCTGGTCCGCTCGGGGACCCTGTGCGAGCACATCTGCCACGCGGTGGCCGACACCGCCGGGCAGGAGCGCAACGAGGAGCTGCAGCGGACCCTCGTGGAGATGGCCCGCACCGCCCGCGACATCTTCCACGACGGGCTGGAGATCTTCGAGTCCCGCGACATAGAGCGGGCCCGGGAGCTCCAGGCCTCCGACGACCGGGTGGATCTTCTGTACTCCGAGGCGCTCAACCTCATCGCCAACCCCCCCGCCGACGGCAACACCGGCTCCCCGGAGTGGCGGATGCGGGCGGCCCTCATCGTGCACTACCTGGAGCGCATCGCCGACCACGGGGTGGACATCGGCGGCCTCACGGTCTTCCTGGTCACCGGGGAGCGGATAGAGGACGCCATGGAGCAGTACATGAACCGCGGCAACCGCGGGGGCTGA